In Onthophagus taurus isolate NC unplaced genomic scaffold, IU_Otau_3.0 ScKx7SY_16, whole genome shotgun sequence, the genomic stretch ATAATTTCCAGACGATTTTTGATAGGAGAAATGTTGCCGTAAAAAAATACTTGGTTAAGAATACTAATCGGTTGGGTTTTTACAACGTTCAAACGGGAGATGAATTTTTCCTGCACGATTTCGACGTAACGCCGAGTTTTAAAACGAAACAACACAACAAAGATGTCCTTGAGTATCAATATTCCGGATATACAACGAGGGTGAGTTAAAATATAAttggataactttaaaaatagtaatctccgttaaaaatcctttaaaatgagtacaaacacgacttggttgtctttaaaaataaaaataagataatCGATGTGTGGATTTTAAAATGGatgatcaaaatttttaatcgtcgttgaaaatcctttaaaatgataccaaataCGTCGGGTTTATCTTAATGtgttttcatttcaaaatggcggattaattttttaattttttaggttatctttgtTATTTGTAATGATAATTCCGTCGAGTTTggaatcattttaaaggattttctaTTGCAAATAAGATAATGTTGAAAAAgaatatagaaaaattaagaaattaataaatgcgaataaattatttaataaaaaaaataatcgaaatcaaaattttaaagtttgcaGCTAAAATCCTTATTCTGCATTGaaaactctttaaaatgataccaaactcgattAGTTTATCTTGAACCGAGCCGCCATCTTGAAAAGAGACGGAGTCTTTTCAAGATGGCGGCTCGGTTATTTAggttttttaggttatctttgacatttttaaagataaccccatcgagtttggactcattttaaaggattttttatttcctacgcgattgtgttaaaataaatttgaaaaatttaataaaagaaaattatatttatagaaatCAACTTTGTCAACGACTTCCCGaccaattatcaaaaaaacaaGTAATAAACCGACGAGAAAAGTGGTGAGAACGACGAAACGGAGtcaaattcaacaaattaagatgaaaaatgGTTTTTCGACGACGAAAAAACCGAACCgccaacaaaataaaaataaatttaagcaaaaatttcaaaataattgccagaaaaaaaataataaaaatgttaaaattaaaacgacgAAAAAACCtggattgaaattaaaaaatagaaataaaaagattaaaaacaattttaatccaaGTGCAAATgcgattaaaaattatttaaattcgttaaaaaataaaaataaccatCGTggagaaagaaaaatgttttcttcatTTGAAGGTTTAAAAAACTCCACGAAAACTTTAaccaatcaatttttaagtttattcaCAATCATGCAATTCGACAATTTCGAATGTTCGATTAACAATGAGAATGATAGCGAGGGGGATTTAAAATATCGCGGGATTTGTGTCAACGAAGCTCGATGTTTGAAACTAGGGGGAATCCCCGTCGGTCAATGCGCTAACGGATATGGAATGTGCTGCATTTGTGcgtatttatacaaaaattaaaaagaaaagatttaattcaacaattttagttcgaaaaaattgtgggGAATCGACAAATCgaaatttaacttatttagAGAGTCCTAATTACCCCAATTTTTACCCAGAAAAAATCGATGAAGATGacttaataactttaaatgaagatgatgaagattacgaatcaAATTCAAGAGAAGACATTGATTTGGGTCAATTCGAggttgatgatgatgatgaaaaaGAGCCCAGAGATGATGATTTGGGTGATTTAGCTTGTATTTTTTGGGTGGATAAAGTCTCGAAGGAAATTCAGCAAATTCGAAtcgattttattgattttgaggtaattgcttaattaatttcttttaattaattattttttttaatagttgatAGGGCCTTCACAAAATGGGGATTGTTTCcaagaaaaatttgttgtttctGGTCAAAACATAAATAACATCCCGATTATTTGCGGATACAATTCGGGGCAACActgtaaatataatttaatttaattaaaaaaattaaccccaccaaaaaaaaatttttttaagattacaTCGACGTTAACGCCTTAAAAGGACCCCTACAATTctcaattttatcaacatcATCGAacccaaaacgttataaaatGTTGATAACCCAATTAAGCACGAATtgtaacaacaacaataattgTTTGCAATCTTACGACTCAATCAGTGGAGttattcaaagttttaattaCGAATCATCGCAATTAATGAGAAGTCAACCTCAATatatggtaaaaaaatttaattttaattaattaaattaatttttttgtttaagaataacttaaattacGCGATTTGTATCAAGAAATTACCCGGATTTTGCTCGATTACCTATCAAATTGATCAAAACGATGAGTTcgacttaattaataataatgaagatgaaaaaatcGAATCATCTTCTTGTGAAAATGATTACATCGTTTTAAGTAATACTAGGATATGTAACGAAGGATTTACAACCTCAATTACGGGTAAATAACACAAAGacacataataattttctttgacCTTTTCTATTTCGGTATTTCGAgctcataaataatttttttttagataataatCCAGGTCCAATCGTAATTAACGTCCGATCTGACGAGGAATACACTGGAAGaggattcaaaattaattttaaccaaaataaatgttaatttaaataaactttaaaattgtttctaaatttttgttatttttcaaagcaCCGTTGAGAATACAACCAGCTGGTTCGAGAAACGAACGTTGAAATATTCAAGGGAATTCGAAACGATGCAGCAACCTTCCAGGTTACACTGCAACTTTTACTACTTCGCCAGCAATAAGTGGAACACCTCTACATACTGCATTACACCCGAGGGGGTTATTCTAGAATTTGAGTGGGCGCAAATGACGTTCTTAAGAAAATCCATTTGGGATTACGTGTTgttgatttgatttttttttaattttattattaagagaaattaatttattaatttacgaAATCTACgctaaatttcctttaatttgagcACAAACAcgactattttattttaaaaaataaaaaaaatcgttgacagaaaattttcaaaatggcggagTAATATTTAATTCGAAATCTAGGCTAAAAGTGCTTtgaaatgagcccaaacacgtctactttatattaataaatagaaaaattacaaaaaattggggtgattcatttcaaaatggcggaataaatgacgttttatGTCATATtagtagtttttgagataaattagtcgtgtttgggctcatttgataacattttttattatttacaagatGGTGTTGAAGATAATTGggaaaaatacaatttttgtagcaactgtcaaatttagttaattctaaaatggcggatttataatcaaattattaatcttgattaaaaatcttttaaaatgagttcaaacaCGACTGCTTTATCttaataagtaaaaaaaattggagtgattaaatttcaaaatggcggagTTGACATTTTATGTCAAAATGGTGGTGTTTAAGATAAAttagtcgtgtttgggctcattttaaagcaattcCTATTTACTACAAGATAGTGGTAGAGATAATTggcaaaaacaattttaaatgtcaattttaattaattccaaaattgcgtattaacaattaattattaacctcgattaaaaatcatttaaaatgagcccaagcACACCTActttatcttaataaataagaaaaaatttaaaaattgacaattaaatttcaaaatgccGGAATTAATGACATTTTATGTCACATTgctgatttttaatataaattagtaGTGTTTGGCTTCACTTAAAGcactttttatttcttacaaGATGCTTTTCAAggcaattaaaattttttttaaataaaatggaacgatttaacataaatatcatttttgatgaaaCCCTCATTGAATTTCCTTTAATTAGAGTACAAACTCGACgggattatctcaaaaattaaccGAAATATGACACTTCAAAAATAGGCGTTCGTCGCTTGTTTTTCGAGCtgtcaaaaatttaaacttcgacattttcgttatttttaaagataacttgGTTGAGTTTAGGCTCAAATTATCGCATTTTTCGCGGAGATTGCgataataatactttttaaaattttaaaaattaattaattttagcgG encodes the following:
- the LOC139432480 gene encoding uncharacterized protein, with amino-acid sequence MECAAFVRIYTKIKKKRFNSTILVRKNCGESTNRNLTYLESPNYPNFYPEKIDEDDLITLNEDDEDYESNSREDIDLGQFEVDDDDEKEPRDDDLGDLACIFWVDKVSKEIQQIRIDFIDFELIGPSQNGDCFQEKFVVSGQNINNIPIICGYNSGQHYYIDVNALKGPLQFSILSTSSNPKRYKMLITQLSTNCNNNNNCLQSYDSISGVIQSFNYESSQLMRSQPQYMNNLNYAICIKKLPGFCSITYQIDQNDEFDLINNNEDEKIESSSCENDYIVLSNTRICNEGFTTSITDNNPGPIVINVRSDEEYTGRGFKINFNQNKC